A window of the Lolium perenne isolate Kyuss_39 chromosome 7, Kyuss_2.0, whole genome shotgun sequence genome harbors these coding sequences:
- the LOC127315879 gene encoding protein FAR-RED IMPAIRED RESPONSE 1-like, which yields MGGKEPKTIITDQDKAMKKAIKTVLKSTTPLNCYYHIVTKMSQKESTFFAKNTGLSEMLMYIAKNAFTPAEFEMGWNKVIEDYNASGEEHLSKLFRIRHRWVPAYFMDKFFPFSSSTGRSESTNNMWKCYSQHTDTITMFLEQYEVIQDKCLSALDKKKLTSTLKTAKLVTRHPFEKQALEQFTNDIFEKFQIEITNNTAFKVDGSLEPGRHLRLKRIVKFYNHMEFKRELFDVTFDDEKKTSCVPAKRCRGMVYIAAM from the coding sequence ATGGGTGGAAAAGAACCAAAGACAATAATAACAGACCAGGACAAGGcaatgaagaaagcaataaaaacAGTTCTAAAGTCCACAACACCACTGAACTGCTACTACCACATCGTGACCAAGATGAGCCAGAaagagagcaccttctttgcaaAAAATACAGGGCTGTCGGAAATGCTAATGTACATTGCAAAGAACGCATTCACACCAGCTGAGTTCGAAATGGGATGGAATAAAGTGATAGAGGATTACAATGCTAGCGGAGAAGAACACCTAAGCAAGTTATTCAGGATAAGACACAGGTGGGTACCAGCATACTTCATGGATAAATTTTTCCCATTCTCATCAAGCACAGGAAGGAGCGAGAGCACAAATAACATGTGGAAATGCTATAGCCAGCACACAGACACGATAACAATGTTCCTTGAACAATATGAGGTAATACAAGACAAGTGCTTATCTGCCCTGGACAAGAAGAAGCTCACATCAACACTGAAAACAGCAAAATTAGTAACAAGACATCCGTTTGAGAAGCAAGCTCTTGAACAATTCACAAAtgacatattcgagaagttccagaTTGAGATCACAAACAACACGGCATTCAAGGTAGATGGATCACTTGAACCTGGTCGCCACCTGCGGCTGAAAAGAATAGTGAAATTCTACAACCACATGGAATTCAAAAGGGAGTTGTTTGACGTCACATTTGACGATGAAAAAAAAACTTCATGTGTTCCTGCAAAAAGATGCAGAGGGATGGTATACATTGCTGCCATGTAA